One region of Sphingomonas kaistensis genomic DNA includes:
- a CDS encoding DNA polymerase III subunit delta': MSILGQDRAVASFRAAMDSGSLHHAWLLAGPRGVGKGSFARAAARRILARAGGPPVDLPGLDTPPDHRMVRLIDAGSHPDFRLIKREAHETGPKKGELRRGISIDQVRKLQELFAVAPSLGDWRVAIIDCMDELEPQAAQALLKTLEEPPAKSLFLLVSHSPGRLLPTIRSRCRRLDFASLDAVSMDAILREERPALSADERARLIPLAGGSAGRAIDYAELDLGPIAEEAFAILRQGDPDNMRRSRLASSLALKAAAPRYAAFLDMVPPMLAAEARASEGPRRLRAAEAYEKARETATLAPRLSLDAASTVFALGTIMAGVAQG, translated from the coding sequence GTGAGCATTCTCGGGCAGGACCGCGCAGTCGCTTCCTTTCGCGCCGCGATGGACAGCGGCAGCCTGCACCATGCCTGGTTGCTGGCCGGCCCCCGTGGCGTGGGGAAGGGGAGCTTCGCCCGTGCCGCCGCCCGCCGGATCCTGGCCCGGGCCGGCGGCCCGCCGGTCGACCTGCCCGGCCTCGACACCCCGCCCGACCACCGGATGGTCCGGCTGATCGACGCCGGCAGCCACCCCGACTTCCGCCTGATCAAGCGTGAAGCGCACGAGACCGGCCCCAAGAAGGGCGAATTGCGTCGCGGCATCAGCATCGACCAGGTTCGCAAGCTGCAGGAGCTGTTCGCCGTCGCGCCCAGCCTTGGCGACTGGCGGGTCGCGATCATCGATTGCATGGACGAGCTCGAGCCGCAGGCAGCGCAGGCGCTTCTCAAGACACTTGAAGAACCACCGGCCAAGAGCCTGTTCCTGCTGGTTTCCCACTCGCCGGGCCGTTTGCTCCCCACGATCCGCTCGCGCTGCCGTCGGCTCGATTTCGCTTCTCTCGATGCGGTGTCCATGGATGCCATCCTCCGGGAGGAGCGGCCCGCTCTCTCGGCTGACGAGCGCGCCCGCCTGATCCCGCTGGCCGGCGGTTCGGCGGGGCGTGCGATCGATTATGCCGAACTGGATCTCGGGCCGATTGCCGAGGAAGCGTTCGCCATCCTCCGCCAGGGCGATCCCGACAACATGCGTCGCTCACGGCTGGCGTCCAGTCTTGCGCTGAAGGCCGCCGCGCCGCGCTATGCCGCTTTCCTAGACATGGTCCCGCCCATGCTCGCCGCCGAGGCCCGTGCGTCCGAGGGGCCGCGCCGGCTGCGCGCAGCCGAGGCCTATGAGAAGGCGCGCGAGACCGCCACCCTGGCGCCGCGCCTGTCACTCGACGCCGCCTCGACGGTGTTTGCGCTCGGCACCATCATGGCCGGTGTCGCCCAAGGCTAG
- a CDS encoding MBL fold metallo-hydrolase, translating into MKLRILGSGTSSGVPRIGNDWGSADPAEPKNRRLRASALATLGETRILIDAGPDLREQLNAAGMGEVERVIITHDHADHIHGLDDLRQVAHNRGDQVPVHGRADLIERLHDRFRYLFNGNALYPAVCRTYIIDGEWDVEGVRVRFVDQPHGRITSLGLRFDEGAKSLVYAIDYVELTDAMASLYEGADIWVSDCLRRRPHPTHAHLDAVLGWARDLKVGHLVLSHLDNSMDHAQLVSELPDWVEPAFDGLELEL; encoded by the coding sequence GTGAAACTCCGCATTCTCGGATCGGGCACTAGCTCGGGTGTTCCCCGGATCGGCAACGACTGGGGCAGCGCCGATCCCGCCGAGCCGAAGAATCGCCGCCTGCGGGCCTCGGCGCTGGCGACCCTTGGCGAAACCCGGATCCTGATTGACGCCGGCCCCGACCTTCGTGAACAGCTCAATGCCGCCGGAATGGGGGAGGTCGAGCGGGTGATCATCACCCACGATCACGCCGATCACATCCACGGTCTCGACGATCTTCGTCAGGTCGCCCACAACCGCGGCGACCAGGTCCCGGTCCACGGCCGCGCCGACCTGATCGAGCGTCTGCACGACCGCTTCCGCTATCTGTTCAACGGCAACGCACTCTATCCGGCGGTCTGCCGGACCTACATCATTGACGGGGAGTGGGACGTCGAGGGCGTGCGCGTGCGCTTCGTCGACCAGCCGCATGGCCGGATCACCAGTCTCGGCCTGCGCTTCGATGAGGGCGCGAAGAGTCTCGTCTACGCCATCGACTATGTCGAGCTGACCGACGCCATGGCGTCACTTTATGAGGGCGCCGACATCTGGGTGTCTGACTGCCTGCGCCGCCGTCCGCACCCGACCCACGCCCACCTCGACGCGGTGCTCGGTTGGGCGCGCGACCTCAAGGTGGGGCATCTTGTGCTGTCGCACCTCGACAACAGCATGGACCATGCCCAACTAGTGTCTGAACTGCCCGACTGGGTCGAACCGGCCTTCGACGGGCTCGAATTGGAGCTCTGA
- a CDS encoding glycosyltransferase, with the protein MEAHRGFESHPIRQFAPSLALALRQGFGQMAAMGAPAVSVLIIVHNRAHTIGAAVRSVLRQTLRDYELVVVDDGSTDGTAEVVASFKDARLRLVRTAPNQGIPLARNRALEEATGRYIAWLDSDDLCHPVRLRVQYDYLERHPRIDMIGSAARKIRADGTLMKAGRVPFRSHEEIRALLLFRSAFQQSSIFGRAEAIKAVPYDPAFPVCEDVDMFARFTDDYCAENLPRFLIARRIHAGQTIRSNVERIIDRQMIISARKLARLGMAHDEAELRKHVILGGSFGNQISDELIDWSECWFERIFAANRRNHCYEESALNTVFDLIVMKAALRRVMKNPSRIGRLARLVARHPSGLLALGKDAALPLLPIKGWPSAAGLRPLLKA; encoded by the coding sequence GTGGAAGCTCACCGTGGGTTCGAATCCCACCCCATCCGCCAGTTCGCCCCTTCCCTTGCGCTTGCCCTCCGGCAGGGGTTCGGCCAGATGGCGGCAATGGGTGCGCCTGCCGTTTCCGTGCTGATCATCGTCCATAACCGCGCTCACACGATCGGCGCGGCGGTGCGCAGCGTCCTGAGGCAGACATTGCGCGATTACGAGCTGGTGGTGGTCGACGACGGCTCGACCGACGGCACCGCGGAGGTCGTGGCGAGCTTCAAGGATGCACGGCTGCGGCTGGTCAGGACCGCTCCCAACCAAGGCATTCCGCTGGCCCGCAACCGCGCGCTGGAGGAGGCGACCGGCAGGTATATCGCCTGGCTCGACAGTGACGACCTGTGTCATCCTGTCCGCTTGCGGGTGCAGTACGACTATCTCGAGCGGCATCCGCGCATCGACATGATCGGCAGCGCGGCCCGCAAGATCCGCGCCGACGGGACCCTGATGAAGGCCGGCCGGGTGCCGTTCCGATCCCATGAGGAGATCCGGGCCCTGCTGCTGTTCCGCTCCGCGTTCCAGCAGAGCAGCATCTTCGGCCGAGCCGAGGCGATCAAGGCAGTGCCCTACGACCCGGCCTTCCCGGTGTGCGAAGACGTCGACATGTTTGCTCGCTTCACCGACGATTATTGCGCCGAGAATCTGCCGCGGTTCCTGATCGCGCGGCGGATCCATGCCGGGCAGACCATCCGCAGCAATGTCGAGCGGATCATCGATCGCCAGATGATCATCAGCGCGCGCAAGCTGGCGCGGCTGGGGATGGCGCATGACGAGGCGGAACTGCGCAAGCACGTCATTCTTGGCGGGTCGTTCGGCAATCAGATCAGCGACGAGCTGATCGACTGGTCGGAATGCTGGTTCGAACGGATCTTCGCCGCGAACCGCCGCAACCATTGCTACGAGGAGTCGGCGCTGAACACGGTGTTCGACCTTATCGTGATGAAGGCTGCTCTTCGCCGGGTGATGAAGAATCCAAGCCGGATCGGGCGGCTGGCCCGGCTCGTCGCCCGCCACCCGAGCGGGCTGCTGGCGCTGGGCAAGGACGCGGCCCTGCCGCTGCTTCCGATCAAGGGCTGGCCTTCGGCGGCCGGCCTTCGCCCCTTGCTCAAGGCATGA
- a CDS encoding TatD family hydrolase, producing MTLIDSHCHLNYPGLVEREEEVLASARGRGVSGFLNISTRQREWTEVVAATERHADVWASIGVHPHEADAHPDLGTAALVEAATHPRVVAIGECGLDYYYDKSDRDSQKARFRAQIDAARQADLPLIIHTRDAEEDTAAILSEEAARGGVRGVLHCFTGTQWLADRGLEIGFYVSLSGIVTFKNAKDLQAVAKTIPEDRLLVETDSPFLAPVPHRGKPCEPAFVADTAAFVAGLREVSPEELGASTTANFFRLFNKAAPAR from the coding sequence GTGACGCTGATCGACAGCCATTGCCACCTGAATTACCCCGGCCTCGTCGAGCGCGAGGAGGAGGTGCTGGCCAGCGCCCGTGGGCGCGGCGTTTCGGGCTTCCTGAACATCTCGACCCGCCAGCGCGAATGGACCGAGGTTGTCGCCGCGACCGAGCGGCACGCTGACGTCTGGGCCTCGATCGGCGTCCATCCGCACGAGGCCGACGCCCATCCCGACCTCGGCACCGCCGCGCTGGTCGAGGCTGCGACGCATCCGCGGGTCGTCGCCATTGGCGAATGCGGGCTCGATTATTATTACGATAAGTCCGACCGCGACAGCCAGAAGGCCCGCTTTCGCGCCCAGATCGACGCGGCGCGGCAGGCCGATCTGCCGCTCATCATCCATACCCGCGACGCTGAGGAGGATACTGCAGCGATCCTTTCCGAGGAGGCTGCGAGGGGAGGGGTGAGGGGGGTGCTTCACTGCTTCACCGGAACCCAGTGGCTGGCCGATCGGGGGCTGGAGATCGGCTTTTACGTTTCGCTATCCGGCATCGTGACCTTCAAGAATGCCAAGGACTTGCAGGCTGTCGCGAAGACCATTCCCGAAGACCGCCTGCTGGTCGAGACCGACTCTCCGTTCCTGGCCCCCGTGCCCCATCGCGGCAAGCCGTGCGAGCCGGCGTTCGTCGCCGACACCGCCGCCTTCGTGGCCGGGCTGCGCGAGGTTTCGCCCGAGGAGCTCGGCGCGAGCACCACCGCCAACTTCTTCCGCTTGTTCAACAAGGCGGCGCCTGCTCGGTGA
- the metG gene encoding methionine--tRNA ligase, with protein MSEPFYITTAIAYPNGRPHIGHAYEAIAADVIARFMRGQGRDVRLVTGTDEHGLKMVQTARGQDRETLEFADEMSGHFRAMCDGLAISYDAFVRTTEKRHHAASIALWKAMEANGDLYLDRYEGWYSVRDEAYYDEKELIPGEGGDKLSPQGTPVEWTVEESWFFKLSAYADRLLAHYEANPDFIRPESRRNEIVRFVEGGLKDLSVSRTSFDWGVPVPGSPGHVMYVWVDALTTYMTGVGFPDDRAEYDRFWPADLHLIGKDIVRFHAVYWPAFLMSAKLPLPKSLFGHGFLLARGEKMSKSLGNVVDPMVLAETYGVDSLRYFLMREVSFGQDGSYSDEAIVTRCNAELANSFGNLAQRTFSMIVKNLDGAVPPAGDAVEDAALLAKVAEAEDGAKARFADYDFSAGLEAWMAAVFAANAYVDAQAPWALRKTDPARMAEVLGTLAAVVERLGAIVAPVVPGSIARLDAYLAEGRAAGRLSQPSPIFPRLELVASDGEAA; from the coding sequence ATGTCCGAACCATTCTACATCACCACCGCCATCGCTTATCCCAATGGCCGCCCGCATATCGGCCACGCCTATGAGGCGATCGCCGCCGATGTCATCGCCCGCTTCATGCGCGGGCAGGGCCGCGACGTGCGCCTTGTCACCGGCACCGACGAGCATGGCCTGAAGATGGTCCAGACCGCCCGCGGCCAGGATCGCGAGACACTCGAATTCGCGGACGAAATGTCCGGACATTTCCGTGCGATGTGCGACGGGCTTGCAATCAGCTATGATGCGTTCGTCCGCACCACCGAGAAGCGCCACCACGCCGCCAGCATCGCGCTGTGGAAGGCGATGGAGGCCAATGGCGACCTTTACCTCGACCGCTACGAAGGTTGGTATTCGGTCCGTGACGAAGCTTATTACGACGAAAAGGAACTGATCCCAGGGGAGGGCGGCGACAAGCTCTCGCCGCAGGGCACGCCGGTCGAGTGGACGGTGGAGGAAAGCTGGTTCTTCAAGCTTTCCGCCTACGCCGACCGCCTGCTCGCGCATTACGAGGCCAATCCGGACTTCATCCGTCCCGAGAGTCGCCGCAACGAGATCGTTCGCTTCGTCGAAGGCGGGCTCAAGGATCTCAGCGTCAGCCGCACCAGCTTCGACTGGGGGGTGCCGGTACCGGGCTCGCCCGGCCACGTCATGTATGTCTGGGTCGACGCGCTCACCACCTACATGACCGGGGTCGGCTTTCCCGACGACCGCGCTGAATACGACCGCTTCTGGCCCGCGGACCTCCACCTAATCGGCAAGGACATCGTCCGTTTCCACGCAGTCTACTGGCCGGCATTTCTGATGAGTGCCAAGCTTCCCTTGCCCAAGTCGCTGTTCGGGCACGGTTTCCTCCTCGCCCGCGGTGAGAAGATGTCGAAGAGCCTCGGCAACGTGGTGGACCCCATGGTGCTGGCCGAAACCTATGGCGTCGACAGCCTGCGCTATTTCCTGATGCGCGAAGTCAGCTTCGGGCAGGACGGCAGCTATTCGGACGAGGCGATCGTCACCCGCTGCAATGCCGAACTTGCCAACAGCTTCGGCAACCTCGCGCAGCGCACCTTCTCGATGATCGTGAAGAACCTCGACGGCGCGGTGCCGCCCGCCGGCGATGCGGTCGAGGATGCCGCCCTTCTGGCCAAGGTCGCCGAAGCCGAGGACGGCGCCAAGGCGCGTTTCGCCGATTACGATTTTTCCGCCGGGCTCGAGGCGTGGATGGCGGCCGTATTCGCCGCCAATGCCTATGTCGACGCGCAGGCACCGTGGGCGCTGCGCAAGACCGACCCGGCGCGCATGGCCGAGGTGCTGGGCACGCTGGCGGCGGTGGTCGAGCGGCTCGGCGCCATTGTCGCGCCGGTGGTCCCCGGTTCGATCGCCCGGCTCGACGCCTATCTGGCGGAGGGAAGGGCCGCTGGCCGCCTGTCGCAGCCCAGCCCAATCTTCCCAAGGCTGGAACTGGTGGCGTCCGACGGAGAGGCAGCGTGA
- the tmk gene encoding dTMP kinase: protein MAKGRFITLEGGEGVGKTTQLHALADALRGRGLEVVTTREPGGSEGAEAIRRLLLEGGEERWSAPAEALLFAAARTDHLDKLIRPALLAGKWVISDRFLDSSLAYQGGAGGLGIAEVRAINAFGIGDTFPDRTLLLLHPEGAERALARDGDQSDRIGGRPGSYHLAVEASFRAIAEAEPRRVHLVDAAGSPQEVTARLLAALEDLL, encoded by the coding sequence GTGGCCAAGGGCCGGTTCATCACGCTCGAAGGCGGGGAGGGGGTCGGCAAGACCACCCAGCTCCACGCCCTCGCCGACGCGCTTCGGGGCCGCGGCCTCGAGGTCGTCACCACCCGTGAGCCCGGCGGCAGCGAAGGCGCGGAAGCGATCCGCCGGCTTCTCCTCGAAGGCGGTGAGGAGCGGTGGAGCGCGCCCGCCGAGGCGCTGCTGTTCGCCGCCGCCCGCACCGATCACCTCGACAAGCTGATCCGCCCAGCCCTGCTCGCGGGAAAATGGGTGATTTCCGACCGCTTCCTCGACAGTTCGCTTGCCTACCAGGGCGGCGCCGGCGGGCTCGGAATCGCCGAGGTGCGGGCCATCAACGCCTTCGGGATCGGCGACACCTTCCCCGACCGCACCCTGCTCCTGCTCCACCCCGAAGGCGCGGAACGCGCACTGGCCCGCGACGGCGACCAGTCCGACCGCATCGGTGGGCGCCCCGGCAGCTACCACCTAGCCGTGGAGGCCTCGTTCCGGGCGATTGCCGAGGCCGAACCCCGCCGGGTGCATCTGGTCGATGCAGCCGGCTCGCCGCAGGAAGTCACCGCACGTCTGCTCGCGGCGCTCGAGGACCTGCTGTGA
- a CDS encoding lytic murein transglycosylase, which translates to MLRPVSTAPVVRSSGFETYKSRLTVAARAAGVREATIAAVIPYLQQNARVIALDRAQPGGPPNSSVIPPFAPYRAQHVTTDLITRGAARFRSYAPQLAWLEQRFGVEPQVVMAIFGHETSYGRITGNFDLLEVLATLAYEGRRRAFFEEEFIAALRLVDRGTPRSRLKGSWAGATGFPQFMPSNVLRLATDGDGDGSANIWNSEMDGLASIAAYLQDAGWKPGIHWGVPVTVPASLNRASLQSSLVPPRCTQVFRRHSRWLTVREWRQLGVQPTGRSLPDGEMATLIEPDGQGATAYLLTGNYRAILDYNCSNFYALSVGLLADRIAAGR; encoded by the coding sequence ATGCTGCGGCCAGTCTCGACCGCGCCTGTGGTCCGCTCATCCGGCTTCGAGACCTATAAGTCGCGGCTGACCGTTGCAGCGCGCGCCGCCGGCGTGCGCGAGGCCACCATCGCCGCGGTCATCCCCTACCTGCAGCAAAATGCCCGGGTCATCGCCCTCGACCGGGCCCAGCCGGGTGGGCCGCCTAACAGCAGCGTGATTCCGCCCTTCGCGCCCTATCGCGCGCAGCACGTCACCACCGATCTCATCACCCGCGGTGCTGCGCGCTTCCGCTCCTACGCCCCGCAACTCGCCTGGCTCGAACAGCGCTTCGGGGTCGAGCCGCAGGTGGTAATGGCGATCTTCGGCCATGAAACCAGCTACGGCCGGATCACTGGCAATTTCGACCTTCTGGAGGTGCTTGCGACGCTCGCCTACGAAGGCCGCCGCCGCGCCTTCTTCGAGGAAGAGTTCATCGCCGCCCTGCGCCTGGTCGATCGCGGCACCCCGCGCTCGCGGCTGAAGGGCAGCTGGGCCGGGGCCACCGGTTTTCCGCAGTTCATGCCGTCCAATGTGCTGCGCCTCGCCACCGACGGTGACGGGGACGGCAGCGCCAACATCTGGAACAGCGAGATGGACGGCCTCGCCTCCATCGCCGCCTATCTCCAGGATGCCGGCTGGAAGCCCGGGATTCACTGGGGTGTGCCGGTCACCGTTCCTGCATCCCTCAACCGCGCCTCGCTGCAGTCCAGCCTCGTGCCGCCGCGCTGCACGCAGGTGTTCCGCCGCCACAGCCGCTGGCTGACCGTTCGCGAATGGCGTCAGCTCGGCGTCCAGCCGACCGGGCGGAGCCTCCCCGACGGCGAAATGGCGACCCTGATCGAGCCCGACGGGCAGGGGGCGACCGCTTATCTCCTGACCGGCAACTATCGCGCCATCCTCGACTATAATTGCTCCAACTTTTACGCCCTGTCGGTCGGCCTTCTCGCCGATCGGATCGCGGCGGGGCGATAA
- a CDS encoding D-alanyl-D-alanine carboxypeptidase family protein produces MNRTRTLAALFLATAASAAFAAAPPFDTPARVAYLVDLSSGAELLAKDADKPMPPASMAKMMTSEVAFELIKSGQLPLSKMCTVRPETWKQWHSAGSTMFLSVNEQVSVENLLHGVVTLSGNDASVVLAECIAGTEQAFANQMNALAKRLGMKNSRFCNATGWPDEGCTSTTARDLAILARASIERHPKLYKQFYGQPKFTWGKTLGSGSDITQANRNPILGVVPGADGLKTGHTEEAGYGFTGSAEQNGRRLVMVLAGLDSFNGRISESNRLMSWGFGAWQSRPLVAANTPVGSAKVQLGDAAEVPLVAPRAIAVTYPAGTVGGEPKLRIAYNGPLKAPIAKGAEVAQLIVTTPDGTVQRMPLVAAEAVDEAGFFGRLWLGLKQLVGLA; encoded by the coding sequence ATGAATCGCACCCGCACCCTTGCCGCCCTGTTCCTCGCCACCGCCGCCAGTGCCGCCTTTGCCGCCGCGCCGCCGTTCGACACCCCGGCGCGCGTCGCTTATCTCGTCGACCTGTCGTCGGGCGCCGAGCTCCTCGCCAAGGACGCCGACAAACCGATGCCGCCGGCGTCCATGGCCAAGATGATGACCAGCGAGGTGGCGTTCGAGCTGATCAAGTCGGGCCAACTGCCCCTCTCCAAGATGTGCACCGTTCGCCCCGAAACCTGGAAGCAGTGGCACAGCGCCGGCTCGACCATGTTCCTGTCGGTGAACGAGCAGGTCAGCGTCGAGAACCTCCTGCATGGGGTGGTTACCCTGTCCGGCAATGACGCCAGCGTGGTCCTCGCCGAGTGCATTGCCGGGACGGAACAAGCGTTCGCCAACCAGATGAATGCGCTCGCCAAGCGGCTGGGCATGAAGAACAGCCGCTTCTGCAATGCCACCGGCTGGCCAGACGAGGGCTGCACGAGCACCACTGCCCGCGACCTCGCGATCCTGGCCCGGGCCTCGATCGAGCGGCATCCCAAGCTCTACAAGCAATTCTACGGCCAGCCGAAGTTCACCTGGGGCAAGACCCTGGGCTCGGGCAGCGACATCACCCAGGCCAACCGCAACCCGATCCTCGGCGTGGTGCCCGGCGCCGACGGGCTCAAGACCGGCCACACCGAAGAAGCGGGTTACGGCTTCACCGGCTCGGCCGAACAGAACGGTCGCCGCCTAGTCATGGTGCTGGCCGGCCTCGACAGCTTCAATGGCCGGATCAGCGAATCGAACCGGCTGATGAGCTGGGGCTTCGGCGCCTGGCAATCGCGCCCTCTGGTCGCCGCCAACACCCCGGTCGGCTCGGCCAAGGTCCAGCTCGGTGATGCCGCCGAAGTCCCGCTGGTCGCGCCGCGTGCCATTGCCGTCACTTATCCCGCCGGCACCGTCGGCGGTGAGCCCAAGCTGCGGATCGCCTACAATGGACCGCTCAAGGCCCCGATCGCCAAGGGTGCAGAGGTCGCGCAGCTGATCGTCACCACCCCCGACGGCACCGTGCAGCGCATGCCGCTGGTCGCTGCCGAAGCGGTCGATGAAGCAGGCTTCTTCGGTCGCCTCTGGCTTGGCCTGAAGCAGCTCGTCGGCCTCGCCTGA
- a CDS encoding retropepsin-like aspartic protease family protein, producing the protein MVTNDIQLGGLYLLMAVMLVAGALIGRRAPLAKGITSVLAFLVIFGAGFIVFSFRDDLNYVAQRLEAEATGKPVQLAGDVIRVPLAVDGHFWIQAEVNGVPVDFLVDSGATMTTVGRKTAMLAGLPVGGQRNQLVRTGNGLIRVASARADAVTVGDIQRRNVRMFIADGDELNVLGMNYLTSLTRWSVEGRWLVLEG; encoded by the coding sequence ATGGTCACCAACGACATCCAGCTGGGCGGGCTCTACCTGCTGATGGCGGTGATGCTGGTCGCGGGCGCTCTGATCGGGCGGCGTGCACCGCTCGCCAAGGGCATTACCTCGGTCCTCGCGTTCCTGGTGATCTTCGGCGCGGGCTTCATCGTGTTCAGCTTCCGTGACGACCTCAATTACGTCGCGCAGCGGCTGGAGGCGGAGGCGACCGGGAAGCCCGTCCAACTCGCCGGCGACGTCATCCGTGTGCCGTTGGCGGTAGACGGCCACTTCTGGATCCAGGCGGAGGTGAATGGTGTGCCGGTCGATTTCCTGGTCGACAGCGGCGCGACGATGACAACCGTCGGCCGGAAGACCGCGATGCTCGCCGGGCTACCGGTCGGTGGCCAGCGCAATCAATTGGTCCGTACCGGCAACGGCCTGATCCGCGTAGCAAGCGCGAGGGCAGACGCAGTCACGGTCGGCGACATCCAGCGGCGCAACGTCCGCATGTTCATCGCCGACGGAGACGAGCTCAACGTGTTGGGAATGAACTACCTCACGAGCCTGACTCGCTGGAGCGTGGAGGGGCGCTGGCTGGTGCTGGAAGGCTAA
- the mazG gene encoding nucleoside triphosphate pyrophosphohydrolase: MTERTSAQPDASAALARLMSVMARLRDPDKGCEWDTVQTFATIAPYTIEEAYEVADAIARGDLHDLKDELGDLALQIVFHAQIAAEAGHFTLHEVLDGISDKMERRHPHIFGDDAEGGHHRWEEIKASERAARADDPSVLAGVALALPALERAAKLQKRAARTGFDWPDVSGPRNKILEELEEVATAASDEEREEEIGDLLFAVVNLARFLKINPEEALRKGNAKFERRFRAIETTPGFTDMTLEEQEQLWAAQKQR; the protein is encoded by the coding sequence ATGACCGAGCGAACTTCCGCACAGCCCGACGCTTCCGCTGCCCTTGCGCGCCTCATGAGCGTGATGGCGCGACTGCGGGACCCCGATAAGGGCTGCGAATGGGACACGGTCCAGACGTTCGCGACCATCGCGCCTTATACGATCGAGGAAGCCTATGAGGTCGCCGATGCGATCGCCCGCGGTGACCTCCACGACCTCAAGGATGAACTCGGCGATCTTGCTTTGCAGATCGTCTTTCACGCGCAGATCGCGGCCGAAGCCGGTCACTTCACTTTGCACGAGGTGCTCGACGGCATCAGCGACAAGATGGAGCGCCGCCATCCGCATATCTTTGGTGATGATGCCGAGGGGGGGCATCATCGGTGGGAAGAGATCAAAGCCTCCGAGCGTGCGGCCCGCGCCGACGATCCCAGCGTGCTGGCCGGCGTTGCGCTTGCACTTCCGGCGCTCGAGCGCGCGGCCAAGTTGCAGAAACGGGCCGCGCGCACGGGCTTCGATTGGCCCGACGTCTCAGGTCCGCGCAACAAGATCCTGGAAGAACTGGAAGAAGTCGCCACGGCGGCGAGCGACGAAGAACGCGAGGAGGAAATCGGCGACCTGCTGTTCGCGGTGGTCAACTTGGCGCGGTTCCTCAAGATCAATCCCGAGGAAGCGCTCCGCAAGGGCAATGCCAAGTTCGAACGTCGTTTCCGCGCCATCGAAACTACTCCAGGCTTCACAGACATGACCCTTGAGGAACAGGAGCAGCTCTGGGCCGCGCAGAAGCAGCGCTGA
- a CDS encoding retropepsin-like aspartic protease family protein: protein MDDGQLPNALILLVMLVFIATSLIGRGLSAGKAARMGFAWLGIFAVAFSLFAFRGEFGTLGARLKSEALGEAPAEVSGGALRIAKRDDGHFWVDGKVNGREARFLVDSGATTTTISADLAAAAGLKPGMRGNVVSTANGTVFMPRVTAGLIELGPIRRVDKSVNINPNDGVNVLGMDFLSSLDSWGVQGNTLVLQP from the coding sequence ATGGACGACGGCCAGCTACCCAACGCACTGATCCTGCTGGTCATGCTGGTATTCATCGCAACCAGCCTGATCGGACGCGGCCTCAGCGCAGGCAAGGCGGCACGCATGGGCTTCGCCTGGCTCGGCATTTTCGCGGTCGCCTTCTCACTTTTCGCCTTCCGCGGTGAGTTCGGAACGCTGGGCGCACGGCTGAAAAGCGAGGCGCTTGGCGAAGCGCCGGCGGAGGTCAGCGGTGGCGCCTTGCGTATCGCCAAGCGCGACGACGGCCACTTCTGGGTCGATGGCAAGGTCAACGGGCGCGAGGCGCGCTTCCTGGTCGACAGTGGCGCCACCACCACCACCATCTCAGCCGATCTCGCCGCCGCCGCGGGTCTCAAGCCCGGCATGCGCGGCAATGTCGTCAGCACCGCCAACGGCACCGTGTTCATGCCGCGGGTGACGGCAGGCCTGATCGAACTTGGTCCGATCCGCCGCGTCGACAAGTCGGTTAACATCAACCCCAATGATGGCGTCAACGTGCTCGGCATGGATTTCCTGTCCAGCCTCGACAGCTGGGGCGTTCAGGGTAACACCCTGGTCCTGCAGCCCTGA